A genomic segment from Bradyrhizobium sp. CB1015 encodes:
- a CDS encoding nodulation protein NolU — translation MSASMSSTKPNRSFTLPADRLRELAASVDPGRFAGLLDPLLSPSTLARLQQSSRLQPRLAELLLGGKVEVSCADWNEDALLGHEPRRAALLAGSIWHARSILKLVSRHDLPILVELIGAEAHAFAVRHLSSAVATTPIVDPEQLSRQIEYDGHACLGAWLEETSSLGRIRVLLRLPVGTAAESPTAEHRSAAGPLLSLVMAHLRAEAAGA, via the coding sequence ATGTCGGCATCAATGTCATCCACAAAACCCAATCGTTCGTTCACGCTCCCAGCCGATCGGCTGCGCGAGCTTGCTGCCTCGGTCGATCCCGGTCGTTTTGCTGGGCTTCTTGACCCGCTGCTTTCGCCTTCCACGTTGGCTCGGCTACAGCAGAGTTCCAGGCTGCAGCCAAGGCTCGCCGAACTGCTGCTGGGCGGCAAGGTCGAGGTGAGCTGCGCCGATTGGAACGAAGATGCTCTCCTGGGGCATGAGCCGCGGCGGGCTGCGCTGCTCGCGGGCAGCATCTGGCATGCACGCTCTATCCTCAAGCTGGTTTCCAGGCACGATCTGCCGATATTGGTGGAGTTGATCGGTGCCGAAGCGCATGCTTTCGCAGTCCGGCATTTATCCAGTGCCGTCGCAACGACCCCGATCGTCGATCCAGAGCAATTGTCGCGACAGATCGAATATGACGGGCACGCTTGTCTCGGCGCCTGGCTCGAAGAGACTTCATCGCTTGGTCGTATCCGCGTGCTTCTACGCTTGCCTGTTGGGACGGCCGCCGAGAGTCCAACTGCTGAACACCGTAGCGCAGCAGGCCCGCTGCTTTCCCTCGTCATGGCGCATTTGCGTGCAGAGGCTGCCGGAGCATGA
- the sctL gene encoding type III secretion system stator protein SctL has product MTADDPASPAAPQIRPLGPLIPAAQLEIWHDAVRARAAAERHLQRVRGWARQAYERERARGRAEGAKAGAEEMARLIAQATCELAQRKAALERELPQLVFEIVRDLLGAFDPGELLVHGVRHAIEQRYKNTEVCLHVSPLKADLLASEFKDYDGLEGRPKVRIEADPALSADQCVLWSEFGNVDLGLAAQLRALRLGFGLSEEAES; this is encoded by the coding sequence ATGACGGCCGATGATCCCGCATCACCCGCGGCCCCGCAGATTCGGCCACTTGGACCGCTGATCCCAGCTGCGCAGCTTGAGATCTGGCACGATGCCGTACGGGCGCGAGCCGCTGCCGAGCGGCATCTGCAGCGGGTTCGCGGGTGGGCACGCCAGGCTTATGAGCGGGAACGGGCGCGGGGCCGCGCCGAGGGTGCAAAGGCTGGCGCAGAGGAAATGGCGCGGCTGATTGCGCAGGCGACTTGTGAACTGGCCCAGCGCAAGGCGGCTCTGGAGCGGGAATTGCCGCAACTGGTCTTCGAGATCGTTCGCGATCTGCTTGGCGCGTTTGACCCCGGTGAGCTGCTGGTCCACGGCGTTCGTCATGCCATCGAGCAAAGATATAAGAACACGGAGGTTTGCCTCCACGTCTCCCCACTGAAGGCCGACCTGCTAGCCAGTGAGTTCAAGGACTATGACGGACTTGAGGGCCGGCCGAAGGTCAGGATTGAGGCGGATCCGGCGCTGAGTGCGGACCAATGTGTCTTGTGGAGCGAGTTTGGCAATGTCGATCTTGGACTTGCCGCGCAGCTGCGCGCGCTGCGTCTCGGGTTTGGCTTGTCAGAGGAAGCTGAATCGTGA